The genomic DNA GGAccaagaataaaataaattatttgaattttaaaaatgttcacaatTTACGGATCCAGATGAAAACAGACACGTGACTGACTGATTTTCAGGTTTGATGATCAATGTTCTAGTTTGACTgactttttcttcatgtttcgGTCTTTAACCGTGATGACGTCATTGTTAATAAGTCAAACACGTCGTCAGTAAACGTGgatctgacatttaaaaatgaaagatgtaTTTAATCGCGCCGCCACTTCGCGGCCCCCTTCGACGTCACGTGCACGTCATCACGCACACCCGGAAATGTAGTTCCCCTACATCGGAAGCGATCGTTGTGGCGGGTAAGTGGGTGTTCGTTGAACCGGATCGTTTACGTTAAACCAAATTAAAGTGAGTGGTACCGGggccttgggggggggggcgtggcaCCGGACAGAGCCGGTCATCATGCTAACAGCAGCTTCTTGCAGGCTAGGAGTGTGTTAGCATGTTGGTTGTTAGCACGTTAGCGGTGGAGACGGGCTGGACACCGGTCTGCGGAGCCGGTTCACCGGAGTGAACACACGGTGCCGCCGgtccgagcagcagcagaagctaCCGGacactttcattcattcacatgtTGTAGTTTGATCCACTATAACAACATCATCGTCCTTgtctgcagaggtcagaggtcatgatCCTCCACAATGAACCCGGTCCGCAAACGCCTCAGACTCAGCCCGTCCGCTCAGCTGCTCTCCCATGATGCTTTGCTGCTGccgcctgaggaggaggaggaggaggaggaggaggaaggttaCCTGCTGGTGGAGGAAGATACCACTGACTCCAGCCTCGTCATCACCatgggtaacacacacacacacacacacacacacacacacacacacacacacacacacacacacacacagagggtgtTTCCTTTCATTAGTGTTTGTTGTTGagtataatgtgtgtgtgtcagaggacaGCCAGCTGGAGGTGAaggcggcgaggaggagagcagtGAGTAAGAGGAGGGGCAAAgtgcctgaggaggaggaggagcagaggggcgGGGCCTCAGAGAGCGACGAGAGGGAGCAGACGGGGGTTGAGGTGGAGATTGACAGACAGCTCGACCAATCGCTGGAGACAAAGTCTAAACAACACAACCTGACCACAGTGAACGTCCGCAACATCCTCCACGTGAGAACACACCGTAACACAGCCGGATCCACCTGAACCCACTCTGAACACATCCAGATGCACCTGAACACACCCTGAtgcacctgaacacacctgaacacatccTGATGCACCTGAACACACCCTGATGCACTtgaacacacctgaacacaaccTGAACACATCCTGATGCACCTGAACCCACCTGAACATACCCTGATGCACctgaacacaaactgaacacacCCTGATGCATCTGAACCCACTCTGAACACACCCTGATGCACCTGAACCCACTCTGATGCACCTGAACACGCACCTGAACACACCCTGAACACGCACCTGAACACAACCTGATtcacctgaacacacctgaaccaaagataaataaattctaaaacattttttaaaataatttttatcaaatttttaatgatatttaatTTAGGACAATAAAGTCTGTGCATTTTTGTAGCTTGAATGTTGCAGTGGATTTACAGTTTTGTCTTGTTAATGTTTGGAGTCATTACACAattcctgacctctgacctctgacctgcaggaAGTGATCACTAACGAACATGTGGTGGCCATGATGAAAGCTGCCATCAACGAGACTGAGGCCATCCCTCCCTTTGTGAGTCTCTCCGCCTGTCGTCCAATCAGAGTGCAGTGTCGTCTCTTCATTGATCTGTTTTCACTGATCAATCACATCGATCAatcgtttgttttgtttgtttgtccaggAGCCAAAGATGACTCGGTCCAGGTTCAAGGAAGTTGTGGAGAAAGGAGTGGTGAGACACAACGTTTGTTCAACGTCTGTCCAACATCTGTCCAatgcttctgtttgtgtgtaatcccgttccttcctgtttcctgtcaggTGATTCCAGCCTGGAACATTTCTCCCATCAAGAAGACCAGTGACGTCAACAAGgtaaggtcagaggtcaactcTTTTGTTGAAATAGTAAATATTTGTTGCCGtgcagcagaagaggaagagttcaGTGTTGGTTTGTGTTCAGGCTCCTCAGTTCATGGACATCCCCCTGGCTGAGGAAGACTCCTCCGATGAAGAGTATCGTCctgacgaggaggacgaggatgagacGGCTGAAGACGTGAGACTGTGGtgctgtgtgtgattgtgtgtgtgtgtgtgtgtgtgtgtgtgtgtgtgtgtgtgtgcgtgtgtgtgtgtgtgtgtgtgtgttttgagacaGACTGATGACTGGTTATTGATTATGGGTGTACAGACGTTCCAGGAGAGCGACATGGAGAGCTCAGCCTCGTCTCCCAGAGGAAGTCGACTGAGccgggtggaggaggacagcTGCAGCCCCTGGCAGGTAAAACCTCCGTCACAGTCCGGAGCAGCGACAtgagaggaaacgaggaggaAGTGGTTGAACGCAAactgtcccctcctcctcctccccactgtAGATTCCTCGGAGCCGATCCAGGAACTTGAGGGTGAGGTCTGTCTCAATGggcccgccccctcctcccaaagCCCCGCCTCCCAAAGCAGTACCTGACTGCAGCTTTCTGGAGAAACTTcatgctgtggaggaggagctggcggTTTGTATGGAGCCGTACCAGGTAACAAACGCTCCAATATAcactgttagtgtgtgtgtgtgtgtgtgtgtgtgtgtgtgtgtgtgtgtgggggggggtgggggggggggttcacctATGGACTcactaaatgaataaataactctctgtcagcctctgGCGGAGTCGGAGGACGAAGCGGGTCTGATGGCGTACCGGACTCGGTCCAAGCGTCCCCTGCGCGACGTCCCACTGGGCCggctggaggcggagctccGAGCTCCTGACATCACACCTGACATGTACGACTCCAGCTCCGCCCATGAAGACAGGGACTGGACTGATTGGCTGAGAGGCCTGATGACCACAGAGATGGAcaatgaaggtgtgtgtgtgtgtgtgtgtgtgtgtgtgtgtttttgtgtgtttgtgtgtgtgtgtgtgtgtgtgtgtgagacactacagttgctttcagacatgtactgatgtctctctctctcagaggagtgtgatgatgatgatgatccagaGTATAACTTCCTGGCGGACGTCGATGAACCTGACCAGGAGGATTACCGTGACGACAAGGCTGTCCGCATCACcagtcagtacacacacacacacacacacacacacacacacacacactttactgtcTCTATTCTGTTAATATCATCACACTTACCCACAAGcctaaaaataatgaaacccAAGGGTGAAGATGTTCCTGTTCTTCTGGTCCTCGTGTAACTTTGATCCAAAGATTCGTGACAGGATCTGTGACGTAAATTTCGAGTCCCAGTTGTACACGTGACTCGTCTGATCTGTTGACATGAGTCTGTACGTGACGATGTTCTGCTCTCTCGTCCAGAGAAGGAGGTGAACgagctgatggaggagctgTTTGAAACGGTTAGCGTCTCTCACACTGAACAGCCTCATTCCTGTTTACTGCTGCGTCATGCGACCACGTGTCCCTCAcaccacctgtgtgtgtgtgtgtgtgtgtgtgtgtgtgtgtgtgtgtgtgtgtgtgtgtgtgtgtgtgtgtgtgtgtgtgtgtcagttaaaAGAAGATCTtgcgggacaggaagtggacgaTGAAGgccatgaggaggaggaggagccacaggAGGAAACACTCGctgatcagacacacacagctcaggaGCAGCACGACACGTAtgtaacacaacaaaacacacatttacactcaaaaacacacactgactctgtGTGTTCATATCACAGAGAGCTGGGcgatgacgaagaggaggaaggaccaATTGCAGAGCTGCGtactgtgaagcagcagctgtcTTGGATCAGGAAGAGacggcagacacacacactgtgcaacacacacacacactgtcctgagCCGCACACACTGAAGCTggacaggaaacagaagagcagactgcagcagcagctccagcaggtacacacacacacacacacacagaggtataTAAGTCCATGTGGTGTTTGAGGAGCtgacaccgtgtgtgtgtgtgtctcagcatGTCCAGCTGCTGACTCAGATTCACCtgttgagttcacctgtggCCAAACTTCACAGCGAGGCCGAGACCACCAGACAGTTCCTggtaacacacacgcacagacacatgaacagTTTGAATAAAactaaagatgtttttttttaattgatgtaaTAATAgtgtggtcccccccccccaggtggaGCTGGATGTGCTGGCTCAGAGGTCCGAGCTGCTCATGTCTTCGTCTTGTCCTGGTTTCTTCAGCCTCTTCCGGTCGTCCAACCTACAGGGggcgctgcagctgctggaggagctgcgaCTGACTCCCATCAGCTACCGGTCGCAGCTCCGCCCACCGGACGCGAGAGGATACAGTGAGTCCACTACCACCTAGCATGAAAACACTGAGGTGTGTGAGTCTGAACTTGTCTGTTGTGTAtctatattaataataatatcacatcTATATGTCCAGTGCGTTGTTTCCCCGTCATGCCGGCGGAACTGTCCTGGCTCTTTGCCACTCGTCCTGTCTTCCTCTACCCAGAGCTGCTGCCCTGTGCCAGTCTGGACCCGGACCTGTACTGCCCACGCAGGACGGCAGCCTTCACTGCAGCTGAGgactggtacacacacacacacacacacacacacacctgacacaactggttcatactgtgtgtgtgtctgtattgaactgtgtgtgtgttttcagcctCCTGGTTCTGGGCCTCAGGAACATGGAGGGGTCATGTGACCCGACTAAGTTGGTGTCTCAGTTCCTGTTGAGGAAGACTCTGGTGCAGGTCAGACGAAGAGTCCTGCAGTGCTGCAGACCTGGTTTCCCTGACAACATCGTCAAGGTAACGCAGCAATGTCACACTCACATGGCTGACTTCAGtacagatctgtgtgtgtgtgtgtgtgtgtgtgtgtgtgtgtgtgtgtgtgtgtgtgtgtgtgtgtgtgtgtgtgtgtgtgtgtgtgtgtgtgtgtgtgtgtgtgtgtgtgtgtgtgtgtgtgtgtgtgtgtgtgtgtgtgtgtgtgtgtgttcaccagtgtgtgtgtatgcacccCCTGCAGGTGTTCAGGTACCAGCGGGTGTTGTGGTCTATGCCAGTGGCCTGCCACCCTGTCGATCCAGCAGAGCGACGCCCccctgtggagagagaggagagcgtcATGCCTCTATGGCTGGTGGTAAGTGataaatcaacacacacacacactcacacgtcagtaacacacacacacacacacacactcaataacCAGTTAAACTAAACCCATGTATTCTCTGGCCCCTCACCACAGAGGAGTCTTCCTGTCATCTACCCGACCATTAGACAGTATAATGCTcctcctggctccgcccccgaGACCCCGCCCACCTGCAGGGGGGGTCGACAGCGTCAGAGTCACCTGACCTTCCTCCGCTCTGCCTCCAGCAGCTACAGCTTCCCCCCGGGGACGACATATCCCCCCCGCCTGCCCAAAGACCTCGATTTCAGACGCATCGGCttcgtcctgctgctgcagcccctCCCACCTCCGCCCGCTGACTTCGCCCCCCTACCTGCTGGACAGgtgtgccccccctcccccggcaCCCCCCAGGGTCTCGGCCCCTCACGAGCCCTCAGCCGACTCCTCCTGACCCGGGCTGACAGCCCAACTGACATCATCACTACCTCCcctgtctccatggcaaccacagAGCAAATCAGACGCCACTACCAGACCCTGGCaggcctgaggaggaggaggacacagaaaCCCACCCTGatcagaagaggaggagcaacgACTGATGTGGAGGCTcttgctcctccttctccccctgtagaccccgccccctctctgCTGGGGGTagaggaggacgacgatgaTAATGTCATTGGGAcgaatgaggaggaagaggaagaagaggagagcgaCGTCTTCCTGGCCCTGTCGGAATCATCATGCAGCATTGCAGGGAGTGTCACCCATGATGACGACCTGGCCGACCCGGAAGAGGCGGAATCAGAGAGCAAAAGGGACGTGACTCCAACAGCagacaaggaagaagaagacggtggtgatgatgatgatgatgaaggaggGAGTGTGTCCGTCCGCCCGATGCAAGTGAGTCAGTCACGCTGATCATcagacagatgaatcgattatcagaaACTGTGTAATGATCCATATTTTGTATCTTTGTAGGAAAAGGTGTGGTCGGGaggaactgaggaggaggaggatgaaggtgatgagAGACGGTCGGAGGACGAGGCGTTCGCTCAGGATTATCTCCACAGAGTAAGACCAACACAGTGTGACATCATAATGTTACCTGAAACCTGATTGGTTGGCAGTGATTCTAGATTCTTCCTGATTGGTCCAGAGAGCTGATGAAGTATTTATTAGTtggttacacagatcaacaggtggtcagtgcatggtgtctctgTGGGTCCTCAAACAGACAGCAAAGAAACACTCTCAGTACATTCAGGACAAAGGACCAACTCTTTAACCACACTCAACATTCGgagagtcaggacagattttttttccccgacaatcatcatcatcgtcatgtTGTTGCttactgcttcctgtttcctgtgcaggtgtgtgaggTCGTGCAGGTGTGTCCCAGCCGCTCCAAGCAGCTGCTCCAGGAGCTGAACCACTTTTCCTCGGCAGGGCCCCTGGAGGCCTCGGGGGCCCCGGAGCGTCTGTACGACGGACTGATCTGCGTGTTGCGGCCCTGGCCTCAGCTGCTCAGAGACTTTGCTGCTTTCCTGAACCGGGACCAGGCCCGGTGCTGTGGACTGGTGagtgacatcactctgacatcacactgacatcactcTGGCTGAACCTGTGTTCACTCTTCTTGTCTGGGTTTTCTTGACCAGctgttggagcagcagctgtttgaacGCAGCCGACGTTTTCTACGGCAACTGGGGCAGAGCCTGGGAGAAAGCTCCGCCCTCTACCAACAGGTGGTGTCAGTGCTGCAGGgaagcccctccccccctcccgcaGACATGGACACGGTAGATGatttaaacacatttcagacaAATCAGAGTGAAATTCAGAGTCAATGATTTACATCAGCTGTTTTCCCTGATTgatcagatttagttttttcctccctcagatCTCGGCTCTGCTCGGTAAACATCCTGAGCTGCAGGAGCTTTTCCAGCAGTTTCACGGCCAGTCGTCGCCCGACGCAACCAGCTCCTCCGAGGCCACAAAGACGGACTCTGTTTCACAGAATCCTTCTGACGGGAACAGGACGGGGGTCGACCGTCTGACATCTGAAGAGAgcgagacaggaagtgacggaaaggaagaggaggagcgacCGGTTTGTGCCAGAAACATCTCGGTGACCTCGACCGGAAAGAAGGTCGTCATCTGGACCCGGTCAGAACAgaaccacagaaacacactgagcatcagctctacatactgtacacaacatgaaaacatcttcaCAACCATCAACATCCTGATAAGTCATAATTATATATCCTCATAAATCAACATCCAAaacaccacttcctgtttcagggAGGCGGACCGCGCCATCCTGACAGCCTGTCAGCAGAGTGGAGCCAATAGGAAAACCTTCAGACAGGTGTCCGCCCAACTGGGAAACAAGACAACCCAACAGgtgagagggggcggggcttcagcGTGCACGTGAAGGGTTGGGGAAAAGTTTCAGAAAAGTAGACTGAGAAAACCACGTccgtctgtttctgtttttcccagGTGAGTCTGCGTTTCCACGACCTGATGAATCTTTTCCAGTCTGCGTCGCAGAGTTCGACCTCCTGTTCCACCGAGGGCCAGCCAATcagcagacaggaagcagcCCCCGACTAGGGGCTGGGCCGATCAAGGATGAATCTGCGATCTACCAGAAAGTGGATTTCAGAGCCTGATCCAGATCCACTTATTAAGAACAGAAGATCAGAACTGATTGAAACTCTTGGCTCCAGAAACATCGACCtcaaatcagttttattgaCGCTAGATCTTAACAGCATGATACTAATAGGACACACAGCGACTGTTTCAAGAACACATTTAAAGTTATACTAGAGTTCCAGAAGGTTCCAGACTTGGAAGCAGCTAATGTAAATACGAAAAGGACAAAAGTGTTAAATATCAACAACTGTACTTTTCTCTAGATGTGACTCTAGAAGTCTTCTGTGACATCACCTGAACAGATTTGTTTCCGAGTCAAGAAACGGCTCTAGAACTCAAAGGATTTTTAGATTCACACGATTCAAATCATCAGTTTTATTCTAGAACTCAAACAGAATGATTCTAGAGTTCAGACGGCTTCACTGTGTTCATCAGCTGTTCCAGACTTCGCTAAAAGAAACGTTTGTAAAATTAATTCTGGAGTTTTTCGTTTCCCCAGGAGGTTTGACTCTTGAGCCCATTTATATATGAACGTCTGAACTTCCTTAGAACCTCTTCCTTAGAAGAGTATGTTCTTCGTTCAGGAAAGGGGATTCTAGAATTCTCTGGAACAGATCAGTTTCATTGATCCAGGGTTCGATTGTGATGCGAAAAGATTCTGAACTCCAGAGGAACTTCTCGATCTTCTATCTTTGTCCATGAACTCCAGACAGCGTGAAGACCAATGAGAGCAGACTTTAACCCCAGCTGCCTGcgttattttttcatatatgatctcattatttatttagaatcGGCACTGACCTCACCGACACTCCGCCTGCTGGCAGGGTGTCTGGAGGGCGGGGCCTCTGTGAGCCACAGCGAGGTCAGACCTGAAACAAGAAGGAAATACTGAAAAAGCTCAGACCATGCCCACGACCTTGTCACCGTGACAACACATCTCCACTTCCAGGTGCTGATCACATCTGTATCATCAGGGACAGAGACGACTTTGCTGCAGCTTCAGAACCTGGTTCTAATATTgggagttttttatttttattaatgctTCAAACATTAAAAGTAATACATTGTTTTCCCCTGAGGCAtctgttaccccccccccccccccccccatgtgtccCGATTGACTTACCAACGTGCTCACGGACGTTCGACAGAAACTGTTTATTCATATTGAATGTGAATGAATCGACTGTTTGatccagtaaaaacatttttcaaaagaaaaaaaatctctaaaattataattttttctctgCTTGAATATTGTACCTAATATGATAATGAGTTTTTCTCCACTGATGCTCATTTAATTTTAGTTTAATTAACTTGATGCTgaggggtggtggtgatgatgggatgcgctgtgattgacaggtcttTGGGTCAATGACAGGATTACATCGCATCATCGCTAACGGCtgtggaccaatcagagagcagtgTTCcggtatttttttctgtggtccCGCCTCTCCTCTGACAGGTGCAGAGTGGTCAAGTTAGCTTCAGTTTCACAATAATACCGGAAATACAGGGGGAAATCTAcgtctttcttttctctaaAAGCAGTTAATGACTAGATCGGACTTATTTGATGTCATCTTTTGTGGGAGAGTCACGTGTCGTAGTTCCTCACATGTGTTTTATTGAGTATAATTGATTCACTCGTGGACTTTGTAAATTTCAAGTGTTGTTAGACGttggtcttttattttgaaggtccCGGTCGGAAACGTGCGTACCGCAGTCCACCTTTAACTGTCGGTGTAACGGGAGGACGTCGGTAACGTCTCGTCCGTCGTGTTAGCTCGTTCTTCCACCGGAGAGTCGGTGGTCGCTCCTCCGTCATGGCGGCCGCTGTCCGCCTCCTTCCCGCCGTCACGCTCGCGCTCGTGTCCCGGTTTCCCGCCGCGGGGTGCGCGCGCAGGGACGTGCTCGAGCTCGGGGACGCGGACTTCGACTACCTGGCGACGGAGCACGAGACGATGCTGGTGACGTTCTACGCTCCATGGTAACGGACGTTAGCATTAGCACCGTTagctcagaaaacaaacacggACGAATACTCTTGTTTGTTAACgcgtctctttctcctcctccatccctccatccaccctctcatccctcctcttcccttcaccatgtctccttctctcatccctcctcttcccttcctcatgtctccttctctcctccctcctcttcccttcctcatgtctccttctctcatccctcctcttcccttcctcatgtctccttccctcatccctcctcttcccttcaccatctctccttctctcatcccgcatccctcctcttcccttcctcatgtctccttctctcatccctcatccctcctcttcccttcctcatgtctccttctc from Scophthalmus maximus strain ysfricsl-2021 chromosome 22, ASM2237912v1, whole genome shotgun sequence includes the following:
- the gon4la gene encoding GON-4-like protein isoform X2, giving the protein MNPVRKRLRLSPSAQLLSHDALLLPPEEEEEEEEEEGYLLVEEDTTDSSLVITMEDSQLEVKAARRRAVSKRRGKVPEEEEEQRGGASESDEREQTGVEVEIDRQLDQSLETKSKQHNLTTVNVRNILHEVITNEHVVAMMKAAINETEAIPPFEPKMTRSRFKEVVEKGVVIPAWNISPIKKTSDVNKAPQFMDIPLAEEDSSDEEYRPDEEDEDETAEDTFQESDMESSASSPRGSRLSRVEEDSCSPWQIPRSRSRNLRVRSVSMGPPPPPKAPPPKAVPDCSFLEKLHAVEEELAVCMEPYQPLAESEDEAGLMAYRTRSKRPLRDVPLGRLEAELRAPDITPDMYDSSSAHEDRDWTDWLRGLMTTEMDNEEECDDDDDPEYNFLADVDEPDQEDYRDDKAVRITKKEVNELMEELFETLKEDLAGQEVDDEGHEEEEEPQEETLADQTHTAQEQHDTELGDDEEEEGPIAELRTVKQQLSWIRKRRQTHTLCNTHTHCPEPHTLKLDRKQKSRLQQQLQQHVQLLTQIHLLSSPVAKLHSEAETTRQFLVELDVLAQRSELLMSSSCPGFFSLFRSSNLQGALQLLEELRLTPISYRSQLRPPDARGYKLLPCASLDPDLYCPRRTAAFTAAEDCLLVLGLRNMEGSCDPTKLVSQFLLRKTLVQVRRRVLQCCRPGFPDNIVKVFRYQRVLWSMPVACHPVDPAERRPPVEREESVMPLWLVRSLPVIYPTIRQYNAPPGSAPETPPTCRGGRQRQSHLTFLRSASSSYSFPPGTTYPPRLPKDLDFRRIGFVLLLQPLPPPPADFAPLPAGQVCPPSPGTPQGLGPSRALSRLLLTRADSPTDIITTSPVSMATTEQIRRHYQTLAGLRRRRTQKPTLIRRGGATTDVEALAPPSPPVDPAPSLLGVEEDDDDNVIGTNEEEEEEEESDVFLALSESSCSIAGSVTHDDDLADPEEAESESKRDVTPTADKEEEDGGDDDDDEGGSVSVRPMQEKVWSGGTEEEEDEGDERRSEDEAFAQDYLHRVCEVVQVCPSRSKQLLQELNHFSSAGPLEASGAPERLYDGLICVLRPWPQLLRDFAAFLNRDQARCCGLLLEQQLFERSRRFLRQLGQSLGESSALYQQVVSVLQGSPSPPPADMDTISALLGKHPELQELFQQFHGQSSPDATSSSEATKTDSVSQNPSDGNRTGVDRLTSEESETGSDGKEEEERPVCARNISVTSTGKKVVIWTREADRAILTACQQSGANRKTFRQVSAQLGNKTTQQVSLRFHDLMNLFQSASQSSTSCSTEGQPISRQEAAPD
- the gon4la gene encoding GON-4-like protein isoform X1, which codes for MNPVRKRLRLSPSAQLLSHDALLLPPEEEEEEEEEEGYLLVEEDTTDSSLVITMEDSQLEVKAARRRAVSKRRGKVPEEEEEQRGGASESDEREQTGVEVEIDRQLDQSLETKSKQHNLTTVNVRNILHEVITNEHVVAMMKAAINETEAIPPFEPKMTRSRFKEVVEKGVVIPAWNISPIKKTSDVNKAPQFMDIPLAEEDSSDEEYRPDEEDEDETAEDTFQESDMESSASSPRGSRLSRVEEDSCSPWQIPRSRSRNLRVRSVSMGPPPPPKAPPPKAVPDCSFLEKLHAVEEELAVCMEPYQPLAESEDEAGLMAYRTRSKRPLRDVPLGRLEAELRAPDITPDMYDSSSAHEDRDWTDWLRGLMTTEMDNEEECDDDDDPEYNFLADVDEPDQEDYRDDKAVRITKKEVNELMEELFETLKEDLAGQEVDDEGHEEEEEPQEETLADQTHTAQEQHDTELGDDEEEEGPIAELRTVKQQLSWIRKRRQTHTLCNTHTHCPEPHTLKLDRKQKSRLQQQLQQHVQLLTQIHLLSSPVAKLHSEAETTRQFLVELDVLAQRSELLMSSSCPGFFSLFRSSNLQGALQLLEELRLTPISYRSQLRPPDARGYMRCFPVMPAELSWLFATRPVFLYPELLPCASLDPDLYCPRRTAAFTAAEDCLLVLGLRNMEGSCDPTKLVSQFLLRKTLVQVRRRVLQCCRPGFPDNIVKVFRYQRVLWSMPVACHPVDPAERRPPVEREESVMPLWLVRSLPVIYPTIRQYNAPPGSAPETPPTCRGGRQRQSHLTFLRSASSSYSFPPGTTYPPRLPKDLDFRRIGFVLLLQPLPPPPADFAPLPAGQVCPPSPGTPQGLGPSRALSRLLLTRADSPTDIITTSPVSMATTEQIRRHYQTLAGLRRRRTQKPTLIRRGGATTDVEALAPPSPPVDPAPSLLGVEEDDDDNVIGTNEEEEEEEESDVFLALSESSCSIAGSVTHDDDLADPEEAESESKRDVTPTADKEEEDGGDDDDDEGGSVSVRPMQEKVWSGGTEEEEDEGDERRSEDEAFAQDYLHRVCEVVQVCPSRSKQLLQELNHFSSAGPLEASGAPERLYDGLICVLRPWPQLLRDFAAFLNRDQARCCGLLLEQQLFERSRRFLRQLGQSLGESSALYQQVVSVLQGSPSPPPADMDTISALLGKHPELQELFQQFHGQSSPDATSSSEATKTDSVSQNPSDGNRTGVDRLTSEESETGSDGKEEEERPVCARNISVTSTGKKVVIWTREADRAILTACQQSGANRKTFRQVSAQLGNKTTQQVSLRFHDLMNLFQSASQSSTSCSTEGQPISRQEAAPD